TGTCGGAATCGCAGTATTCCGCACTTCCGGAGCAATGGACATATTGGTGGGCGGCATCGGACACGTGGCAGGGCTGTTCGGATTAGACACCGGCTTCGTAGGAGCCTTGCCCACTGCCTTGATGAAATCGTTAAGCGGCAGCGGGGCCAACGGACTGATGATAGACACCATGAAACAATATGGAGCAGATTCTTTTGTGGGACGGATGAGTTGTGTGGCGCGCGGTGCGTCCGATACCACGTTCTATATACTTGCCGTATATTTCGGCAGCGTAGGCATCACCAAAACGCGCAATGCCGTGACCTGTGGATTGATTGCCGATTTCTCCGGCATCATAGCGGCGATCATTATCAGCTATATGTTTTTCTTTTAAGCCAAACTTATAGCCTCTTCAGTGAAAGAAATAAAGAAATAATAATATGATCAGTTATCAGACAGAGGGCGTGGAAATGCCCGCCATCAAAAAACGTGAAACGACGGAATGGATCAAAGCCGTTGCCGCCTCCTACGGGAAAAAAACCGGTGAAATCGCCTATATCTTCTGCTCGGACGAGAAGATTCTTGAAGTGAACCGCCAATATCTGCAACACGATTACTACACGGATATCATTACCTTCGATTATTGTGAAGGGAATCGCCTCAGCGGAGACCTTTTTATCAGCCTTGACACTGTGCGCACCAATGCGGAGCAATTTGCCGGCAATGATTATGAACGGGAGTTATACCGTGTAATCATCCACGGTATTCTTCACCTATGCGGCATCAATGACAAAGGGCCGGGAGAACGGGAAATCATGGAAGAGGCAGAGAATAAGGCATTGGCAATGAGGCTGTAAAGGCGTAGTATTCAATCAACTCTACTCTTATTTCTTCACCGAGAATTTATAGATACAATGACTATCATACTTCTCTCCCGGTTTTAGCAACGCTGACGGCCACTCCGGTTTATTGGGGGTATCGGGATACTTCTGAGTTTCGAGACATACAGAAGCACGGTGATTGTACACGATCCCTTTCTTTCCGGTAAGCGTACCGTCGAGGAAGTTACCGGCATAAATCTGAATACCAGGTTCGTTAGTGTAAACATCGAGAACAATGCCTGTAAGGGGAGATTCGAGCGTAGCACATGGACGGGAATCGTCGCCACGGGTATTAAGCACCCAGTTGTGGTCATATCCCTTACCGTACTTCAACTGCACAAAGTCATTATTGATACGGGCTCCTACAGCAACGGGCTGACGGAAATCCATATCAGTACCTTCTACGGAAGCTATTTCACCGGTAGTCATGAAAGTGCTGTCCACAGGGGTATAAGAGTCGGCATCAATGGTAAGCAGGTAGTCTGAGTTAGTTCCCGAAGGATTGCCATCGAGGTTGAAGTAAGAATGATTAGTCATGTTGACTACGGTAGTGCGGTCTGTTTCGGCACTGTAGCGGATGTCGATGGCATTGTCATCGGTCAGGGTAAAGGTTACTTTACAAGTCAGATTGCCCGGGAAACCTTCTTCACCGTCTTTGGAAAGATAAGTCAACTCCAAAGCTTGATCGCTAAGAGGACGTGCATCAAAGACCTGATACTGAAAGCCACGGGGACCACCATGCAGGCAATGACCATAGTTATTTTGAGGCAACTGGTATTCTATACCGTCGAGCGTAATCCTGCCTTGATTGATACGGTTAGCATAACGACCGATGGATGCGCCGAAATCGGAAGGATATTTGATGTAATCCCGGATAGAGTCGAAACCTAATACCACATCTTTCATCACACCATTCTTATCGGGTACTATCACTGATACGATACGTCCGCCGAAGTTTGTGATACAAACTTCCATGCCGTTTTTGTTTTTCAGTACAAACAAGTTTGTTTGCTTGCCATCAACCTCTGTTTGGAAGTTAGCAGGGGCTAAGCCCGAAGCAGTTGTTTCCACATTCTGCTTGCTTGTGCAGGCTGATGCCAATAGCACCCACCCGACTAATAAAGTCACTAATCTGTAGTTCATATTCTTTAAATT
Above is a window of Bacteroides helcogenes P 36-108 DNA encoding:
- the ybeY gene encoding rRNA maturation RNase YbeY codes for the protein MISYQTEGVEMPAIKKRETTEWIKAVAASYGKKTGEIAYIFCSDEKILEVNRQYLQHDYYTDIITFDYCEGNRLSGDLFISLDTVRTNAEQFAGNDYERELYRVIIHGILHLCGINDKGPGEREIMEEAENKALAMRL
- a CDS encoding aldose epimerase family protein, whose product is MNYRLVTLLVGWVLLASACTSKQNVETTASGLAPANFQTEVDGKQTNLFVLKNKNGMEVCITNFGGRIVSVIVPDKNGVMKDVVLGFDSIRDYIKYPSDFGASIGRYANRINQGRITLDGIEYQLPQNNYGHCLHGGPRGFQYQVFDARPLSDQALELTYLSKDGEEGFPGNLTCKVTFTLTDDNAIDIRYSAETDRTTVVNMTNHSYFNLDGNPSGTNSDYLLTIDADSYTPVDSTFMTTGEIASVEGTDMDFRQPVAVGARINNDFVQLKYGKGYDHNWVLNTRGDDSRPCATLESPLTGIVLDVYTNEPGIQIYAGNFLDGTLTGKKGIVYNHRASVCLETQKYPDTPNKPEWPSALLKPGEKYDSHCIYKFSVKK